The Gloeobacter violaceus PCC 7421 DNA window GGCAAGCGCCTTGTACTCGCGGTTAATCAGGTGCACCAGCGAATCGACGAGGTTTTCTTTAGTTTCCTCCGAAAGCTGGTCCATCATCCCGAAGTCGATGTAGGCCATGCGGCCGTCGCGCATCGCAAACAGGTTGCCCGGGTGCGGGTCGGCATGAAAAAATCCGTATTCCAAAAGCTGCTTGAGGCCTGCCTCGACGCCGATGCGCACCAGCGATTCGATGTCGAGCCCGGCGGCTTTGACCGCGGCGACATCGGTGAGCTTAATGCCGTCGATCCACTCCAGGGTGAGCACTTTGCGGCTGCTGTAGTCGCGGTAGATCCTGGGCACATAAACGGTCGGGTCGCTCTCGAAGTAGCGGGCGAAGCGCTCGGCGTTGGTCGCTTCGTTTTCGTAGTCGATCTCTTCAAAAAGCTTGTTGCCGAATTCATCGACGATGCTCGCCAGGTCGTGGCCCAGATTCAACGGCAGCCGGCCTGCGAAGCGCGCGCAAAACCAGCGCAACAGGGTCAGGTCGAGGGTGAGCTTGCCCACCAGGTCGGGGCGCTGCACTTTGACGGCCACCTTTTCGCCGGTGTGCAGTTGGGCACGGTAAACCTGTCCCAGCGAGGCGGCGGCCACCGGCGTCGGGTCGATGCGGGCGAAAACTTCTTGGGCGGGGCGGCCCAGTTCGCTTTTGATGTACTCGAAGGCGACCGCGTTATCGAAAGGAGGCAGCTGATCCTGCAGCCGGGTCATCTCCTCCATGTAGTCCTTGGGCAGCAGATCCGGCCGCGTCGAGAGCGCCTGACCCACCTTGATGCTGCCGGGACCGAGGTCGGTGAGCAACTGCCGCAGTTGCGACGCCCGCTTGCGCCGGTTGCGCTCGATAGAGCCGCTCAGCTTGTCCCCCCAGAGCTGCAGGCCAAAGATCAAAAAGGCAAAGCTCACAGCGAGGGCACGGCGTAAAATCACCAGCGGACGTCTGCGGTAGTAGGCGCCTATGAGTTGGGGATCGTAGCTGCGCAGATCCTGAATGCTTGCGAGGTGGGTGCTGCTCACGCCGGTACGGCTTTAAACGAAAGTTAACTTCTTTTTACCATTGTCACCGATTCTTCACCGCGGATCAACGTGCAGACGGCAAAATGTTCGCCCGGCTACACTTGCACAAAGCGACAGTTGCTTTAGTATGAAAAAGTTCCGGGTGAGGCAATTGCAAGGAGCAGGGCGGCGATGCGGATAAGCGTCCTTTGGCAAGGCCTGCTGGTGTCTGTACTGCTGATGCCTGTCCTGCTGCCGGTGCAGGCGGCTTCTGCGATGGCGATGGTCCAGGTGCACTTCGACGATGCGAGCGGTGAGCTGAAGCGCATCTCGGGCGACCTGGGTCCGGCGCAGACTCCCGAGATGCTCCGCACGACAATCGACAAATACCGTGCCTTGTTTCTGGATCCCGAGGCGCTGACGGGGTTGCGTTTCACCCGGCTGTCGTTTGTCGACAACACCGAAATTTATCAATTCCAGCAAACCTACGAGGGACTCGAAGTCTTCGGTTCCTCGCTGATTGTGAGTGTGTCCAACGGCCGGCTCAAGACCCTCATCAACGACCTGCGGCCCAATTTGCAACTGGATACCCGCCCGGGCATCGAGCGTGAGGAAGCCGAGCGCGTCGCCCGCGCCGCCTTGCACTCGCAGAAGGAGCAGGCGCGCACACGGCTGGTGGTCTACGCCCGCTCGGAGGAGTTGGCGATTCTCGCCTACGCCGTCGCCTTCGACCGCTCGACGGTGCTCGTGGACGCCCGCAGCGCCCGCATTATCGGCGTCGAACCGCAGTTCAGCAGCCCGGCTTGACGGCGAGGCACGCTTCAAGAGCACCCGGTTCGCACTGTACCCCGAAGACGCGGGCAAAGGCGCACGCCACCACCGGTTGCACCTGCTCTACGCTGACTCCCGGACACAGCTGAACAAGCGAGCCCACCGGCCGTGTCAGGCCGCAGGGGACGATCCGGGCAAAAGCATCCAGATCCGGGTCCACGTTGAGGGCGAAGCCGTGCATCGTCACCCAGCGCGAGACCTTGATGCCGAGGGCGGCGATTTTCCGGCCGCCTGCCCACACTCCCGTAAAGCCCGCCTCTCGCTCGCCCTGTACCCCAAAATCGGCTAGAACCTCGATGAGTACCTGTTCGAGGGTGCGCAAATACCAGTGCAAATCCTGGCGGTAGCCGGTCAGATCGAGAATCGGGTAGCCCACCAGTTGCCCCGGGCCGTGGTAAGTGACTTCACCGCCGCGCTCGGTGCGGTACAGTTCGATGCTCGCCGGATCCACGAGCACATGTTTGGCGTCGGCGCCCTGGCCGAGGGTGTAGACCGGCGGGTGTTCCAGCAGCATCAGCACGTCCGGCCGGTCGCGATGGGCGATGCGCGTCGCCATCAGTTGCCGCTGCCACTCCCAGGCGGTTAGGTAGGGAACCAGCCCAGGCTCGATGAGCAGGCAACGCCCCATCAGCTCGGCACCAGGCGGCGAAAGTGCTTTTTGCCCACCTGCAATACCGCCCCCGTCAGTTCCGCCGCCTCGGCAAATCCGCAGTTCGGATCGGTTATCCGCTCCTGGTTGAGGCGCACCGCCCCGTTTTTGATCTGGCGCATGCCTTCGGAGACAGTCGGGCACAGCCCGGCTGCTTTGAGCAAGTTGGCAAGCCGCACCGGAAAGGCGATCTCGGTCAGGGAGAACTCCGGCACCGCCTCCAGATCCGCACCGGTCCCGCCGGAGCCGGTGACCATGGCTGCCGCCGCTTCCTGGGCGCGCAGAGCCTGCTCGGGCGAGTGCAGCCAACCGGTGACGGCGAGGGCCAGGCGTTTTTGCCGCTCGCGGGGGTTGGCGGACAGGGCAGAGACGCTCAAATC harbors:
- a CDS encoding ABC1 kinase family protein; the encoded protein is MSSTHLASIQDLRSYDPQLIGAYYRRRPLVILRRALAVSFAFLIFGLQLWGDKLSGSIERNRRKRASQLRQLLTDLGPGSIKVGQALSTRPDLLPKDYMEEMTRLQDQLPPFDNAVAFEYIKSELGRPAQEVFARIDPTPVAAASLGQVYRAQLHTGEKVAVKVQRPDLVGKLTLDLTLLRWFCARFAGRLPLNLGHDLASIVDEFGNKLFEEIDYENEATNAERFARYFESDPTVYVPRIYRDYSSRKVLTLEWIDGIKLTDVAAVKAAGLDIESLVRIGVEAGLKQLLEYGFFHADPHPGNLFAMRDGRMAYIDFGMMDQLSEETKENLVDSLVHLINREYKALAHDYVKLGFLAPGTDVAPIVPALELVLGDIIGQKVQDFNFKTITDRFSDLVYEYPFRVPAKFALIIRSLITQEGIALSLTPDFKIIQVAYPYVARRLLTGESPRLRQRLLDILFKDGRFQWHRLENLIQIAGTGGSFDLLPAAQYGLESLFSKDGSFIRERLVLALTEGDRLHTHELGRLWNLVRPAIQPRKLVDQALDRLRERLTPPAAQPVLRS
- the lipB gene encoding lipoyl(octanoyl) transferase LipB, producing the protein MGRCLLIEPGLVPYLTAWEWQRQLMATRIAHRDRPDVLMLLEHPPVYTLGQGADAKHVLVDPASIELYRTERGGEVTYHGPGQLVGYPILDLTGYRQDLHWYLRTLEQVLIEVLADFGVQGEREAGFTGVWAGGRKIAALGIKVSRWVTMHGFALNVDPDLDAFARIVPCGLTRPVGSLVQLCPGVSVEQVQPVVACAFARVFGVQCEPGALEACLAVKPGC